The sequence GCAGCCCATACTACTAAGTCAGGCAAACTAGGATTCGTCGCCGCCAAACCAATCCCTCAACTAATCCGCAATATCAACAGTTTTACTTTAGGCGCACGCAGCGTTAATCCCAAGATTACCACTCAAGTTATCTTCACGGGTGACTGGTCTTTACCTGTTAAAGAAGCCGAAGCTGCCAATAGCATGATCGACCAAGGAGTGGATGTGCTGACCTGTCACGTAGACAGCCCCAAAGTTGTGATGGAAACTGCGGAAAAACGAGGTGTTTTCTGTAGCGGCTACCATGCGAATCAAGCAACCCTGGCTCCTAAAGGTTATCTCACAGGTGCAGAGTGGGACTGGACAAATGTCTATTCCAGATATGCGGAAATGATTCGCGATGGCAAAACTTTAATGAACGGAGGAATCTCGCATTTGGTGCGCGGTGGTTTGAAGGATGGTTTTTGTAAAGTATCAAACTATGGGTCAGTTGTTAGCGAAGCAGCAAAGAAGGATGCTGATGCCGCCAAAGCTAAGTTTATGGATGGCAGCATGGTGATTTACAAAGGAGAAATTAAAGATAATACTGGCAAAACAGTAGTTGCGTCGGCTAAAGAGTACAAACAGGAAAACCCCGAACTGGAAAAAATGAATTGGCTGGTCGAAGGTGTGCTTGGTAGTACGGCGAGCTAAAAATAGTTTTTAGGTTTGAGTTTTGAATTAAGAACTGATAAAGTGTTCGAGCGCTATGAGCATGGTTTTTACACAAAAGTGGCGGACAACGCTGGAAAAAATTTGCATTCCAATAGCAGCACTCGCGGTTTCATTGGTAATATTTGGCGTGTTTTGTGCGGCGGCGGGTGCTAATCCCTTTGCTGTATATGGCTCGATTTATAAGGCAGCTTTTGGCAGTTGGTTTTCATTCCAGAACACGCTGATTCGCGCTGCACCTTTGATGCTGGCTTCTCTTTGTACGGCTTTACCTGCGCGTTTGGGTTTGGTGATTATCGGCAATGAAGGTGCTATTGTAATCGGTGGTTTGAGCGCTGTGGCTGCTGGGCTGGCAGTGCAGGGTGCTGGGCCTTTTATCGTGCAGTTGGCTATGGCTGTAGCAGGCATTGTAGCTGGTGGTTTGTGGATTGCCGCAGTCGGGGCGTTACGCCATTACCGAGGCGTTAACGAGACAATCAGCAGCTTGTTATTGAATTATATTGCGATCGCACTCCTCAATCACATGGTTGGAGGGCCAATGCGCGACCCCACCAGTCTCAATAAGCCCTCCAGCTACCCAATTCCCGACGCCGATATGTTGGGAAATATCCCCGGAACTCGCGTTCACTTTGGCTTAATTTACGGAATCATTGCTTGCCTAATTGCTTACTTCCTGATTCAACGTACCACTTTCGGATTTGCAACTAGAACCGTTGGTGGAAATATCCGCGCCGCTAAAATCGCCGGATTGCCAGTCGGAAAGCTAACTTTAATAATTTGTTTCCTCGCTGGTTCCTCTGCGGGTTTGGCAGGCATGGTGGAAGTAGCGGCAGTACACGGTCGAGCTAATGAGTCGCTGAATGCTAGTTATGGCTACAGCAGTATTTTGGTAGCGTTTATTGCGCGACAAAATCCCCTGGCCGCAGTATTTGTTTCAATTATATTGGGGGGAATTCTTGCTAGTGGTGGCATCCTGCAAAGGGCTCATCAATTGCCCGATGCAACTGTTTTAGTGTTCCAAGGAATAGTGTTCTTGGTGATTCTTTTTAGCGAGTCTCTGTACGGACGTTTGGCAATCTTTAAAGAAAAAGTGCGAAATCAAGCGTTATCAGAAAACCTCAAGATCCAAACGTAAATAGTTAGTAATTAGTAGATTTTCTAATCTGCTAGCTACTACCAATTACCAATTACCAATCATATCGTGTCCGGTAGCATCGATAGTACATGAGTGAAATACGGAAATTGTCTGTTGTCATCGTTGGTTAAAATTTAACCGCAGATGAATACAGATGAACGCAGATGAACGCAGATATGCGATCGCGAATTTTTTAGGCAACCGATGCTACCAATCACCAATCACCAATCACCAATCACCAATCACCAATTACCATGTCAGCAGAATCTATAGGCTGGTGGGGAGTGCCGCTGGCGATCGCAGCAGGAACAATCCGAGGTAGTGCCCCCTTTCTATTCGTTAGTTTGGGCGAGTGCCTCACAGAAAAAAGCGGCAAGATTAATCTCGGTTTGGAAGGCACTCTCTTGATGGGAGCTATGAGTGCCTATGCAATATCCTACCTTAGCAGTTCAAACGGAATTCCGACCTGGCTTGCACCGTGGCTTGGTGTTTTTACTGCTGGCGTTGCGGGAATGCTACTGGGTACAATCCACGGATGGCTGTCACAACAACCGAAAGTCAACGATGTTGCGGTTGGAATCGCCATGATCATCTTTGGCAGCGGGATCGCCTTTTTCTTTGGCAAAGCGTTTATTCAACCTGTAGCACCGCAATTACCTGCCTTTGAGCTAGGGAATTGGAGCGATATACCTTCAATTAAAGCCGCGCTGAAAATTAGTCCGCTTTTCCTTATTGGTGTGGCGATCGCACCCATTATGCAATGGTTTTTCAAATCAACTCGTTGGGGCTTATACATCCGCGCCGTTGGCGATAGCCCCGAAGCAGCCAAAGCAATGGGAATTTCCGTCTACAAAGTGCGAATGTTCAGCATCATAGCCGGAAGTTTTCTTGCAGGTATCGGCGGTGCTTATCTATCTCTTTATTATCCCGGTAGTTGGTCAGAGAGGATCTCCAGCGGACAAGGGTTGATGGCAGTTGCACTCGTAATTTTCGCCCGCTGGAATCCCGTCCAATGCCTTTATGCGGCTTTGCTGTTTGGAGGGGCGCAGGCGATCGGCCCAGCGTTACAATCGGTCGGCGTCAATTCATATTACTATCTGTTCAACGCTTCCCCGTACATCTTCACATTGGCAATCATGATTATCACTTGTTCGCCAAAACGGACATTGAGCGGGTCACCAGGGGCCTTGGGAACCGAAAATTAGTCTAGAACCTCACCCCCCCAACCCCCCTCTCCTCTGGAGGAGAGGGGGGGGAAATACTCCCCTCTTCTCCTCTGGAGGAGAGGGGGGGGAAATACTCCCCTCTTCTCCTCTGGAGGAGAAGAGGAGGGAGTATTTCTCCTCTCCCCCCTCCCCGTAGACGGGGAGGGGTTGGGGGTGGGGTTCGATCTTCTGTTACCAAGGGTGGATCTGTTGTCTGATAATCGAGAAAGATGTAATTAACTAGAGGCACAGAAATCCCAATGGCTCAAGAAGATGGAAATATTGCAACTTTGGCAGTAGATATTGGCGGTAGTGGCGTCAAAGTCATGGTTTTGAACGAAGATGGCACTCCCCGAACTGAACGCAGTAGAGTAGAGACACCACAACCGCCTAAACCGGAACCTATAATTGCAGCTATAGCAACACTCGCGGCGGGACAAGGCAAATTCGATCGCGTATCGGTAGGTTTCCCCGGTGTCGTGCAAAACGGCATCATTAAAACTGCCGTCAACCTAGACCCAGATTGGATTAATTTTGATTTAGCAACATCCCTCTCTCAGAAATTGGAGAAACCTGTCCGTGTAGCCAACGATGCCGACATCCAGGGGTTTGGTGCCATTTCTGGTCATGGAGTTGAACTGGTAGTTACAGTGGGTACAGGCTTTGGCTCAGCGTTATTTGTAAACGGCCAATTAGTCCCCAATCTAGAACTCGGTCACCATGAGTTTCGCAAAGGACAAACCTATGAAGAACAACTGGGGCGTGCAGCATTAGATGACGGTGGCAAGAAAAAATGGAACGAGCGTCTCGAAAAAGCGATCGCGTCCCTCGAACATTTATTCAACTACGATCGCCTTTACATCGGCGGCGGTAACACAGACAGAATCGTCATAAATTTGCCTCCAAATGTCAAAATCGTGCCGAACGTGACTGGTTTATTAGGCGGCATTGCTTTATGGCGCAATTAGCAAGCTAAACCTCACTTTTAAATAGGCAGGGCAGCAGGTGAGAAAAACTTTTATTTTTGTTGTGCGCGATCGCGTAGTTGGTCTGTTACTTTCTGGGTATGTTGTTGCGATGCCGCGCTCTTATTACAACTGCGATAAGAGCGCGGCATCGCAACAACGTACCTAATACCAGCCTCAACTATATAACTAGCAACTTTGCGTTACTTAATGTTTTTCAACAAAATGCGCCCAAAAACCACATTTGTAACATATATAATTCTAGCAATTCTGACCTTTATGACCATCGGCTGTGGCTCCTGGGGTAGGCAGACTGCTCCTACTGTTGACTCTGAGATGCCAAGCACCTTTAAAGTCGCGATGACCCTACCAGATGCGATCGACGATGGAAGCTGGAGCCAGTCAGGTTACCAAGGCTTGAAGTCGATCGAAAAGCAACTAGGAGCCAAAATAGCTTACACCGAAAAAACCGACGCTCTATCCGATACTCAAGTAACAAATGTATTCAGACAGTATGCCAAAGAAGGTTTCGATTTAATTATCGGTCATGGAGGCCGATTTGTTTCATCTGCTGAAATTGCTGCCAAAGAATTTCCGCGCACTAAATTTGCAGTTCTTGGGACTTTTCCTGGTAACAATAGAAACTTAGCCGCCCTATCTTTTCGGAGCGGAGAATTAGGTTATTTGACAGGGGTAGTTGCAGCCCTTAAGACCAAAACAAATAAAGTATCATTTATTGGAGGTATGGATTATCCACATATAAAAGAGGGGGCTATTTTGTTTGAAAGAGGAGCTAAAGCGACAAAGCCCGATATAACGGTGATAACTGAATGGGTGGGAAATTGGACGGATAAAGAAAAGTGCAAAATAATTGCTGAAAAACACATTAAATCTGGCGTTGATGTTATTTCAACTAATGCAGATCCAGGTTGTCTACCTTTACATCAATTAGCGAAAAAACATGGTATTTACACAATTGGATGGATTCAAGACCTATATCAACTTGCTCCAGGTACTGTCTTAACCAGTGCCATCCAGGATTCACCAGGGTTATTGCTACAGGCAGCAACTCTAGTTCGAGAAGGTCGATGGGAGGGCAAGCAATACAAATTTGGATTCCGAGAAAAAGTACAGAAATTAGCTCCTTTTCGGGGTTCACTGACTGCCGAACAAGAAGCAGTGGTGAACAAAGTCAAGGAGGATATTTTAATTGGCAAAATAGATGTTTCACCATAAATTAACCTTGTTTTTATGAAGCAAGTCAGTAGCTCGAATGCTTTCTTCAGGAGGCTCAATTGGATCGGGATAATAGAAAGGCTAGTGCAGATCAATTCAAACCAAGTATCAATTTAACTTGGCGCTGGACTTTTTCGATTGCCAACCAACTGCGTTTTGGGCTGGTCTTCTTGGTGGTATCGAGTTTGCTGACTACGGGAGGAATATTAATTTACTCCAGCTTCCAAACCCAATTAAAACAGTCAGACCTGCTACAAAAAGCGCGATCGCAAGTTGCCGCCGAACAGATCGACGCCTACATGGATGACTTGATCAGAAAATTGGGTTACCTAGCTAGAGTGCGCGGTTTGACCGACCTCCCCCTAGAAACCAAGCAAACCCTGCTAGATGGTTTAACCCGCCACAACGACGCTTATGAAATGGTGGCAATTGTTAATAGTCAGGGCGAACCCGTTGCAGTCGTTTCACCCTACGGTCGTGTCGGGCTGGGTAATATAAAGTATTCTCCACTATTTGTCAGGGCATTCAAGCGGCAAGAAGATTATGTTAATCCCGTTACCATCGAGCCTGAAATTGGCCAGTTAGTTACAACAATTGCCGTCCCAATTCGCAATCAAAAAGATGAAGTGGATGGCATTTTAGTGGCTAGAGTTAATCTAAAATTTCTTGATTTCGTTGTTTCCCAGACTCAAGTAGGAAAAACGGGCTATACCTACGTAATTGACGATCGCAAGGTTGTCATTGCCAAAAAAAGAAGTGCCTCTGAGAACTTAAAACTAGAAGATATTTCACAGCTTCCCTTCATTGATAGCCTAACTGCTCAAAAAAAATCCCTGAGAGTCTACCAAGGTCTTAAGGGAGTCGAAGTGCTGGGTGCGATCGCACCTATCCGCAGCGTCAATTGGAGCGTCGTGGTAGAATTGCCCACAGCCGAAGCATACACTCCTGTCCGCAACATGATTCTAGCAATGGTAGGAGCGCTCTCACTGGCAACATTCACCGCCGTAGTACTGGGATTCTTCTTCTCTCGGCGGATTGTTTCACCGTTACAGACTCTTACCGCTGCTGCTGCCCAAATTAGCGATGGAAATCTCGACGCTAGAGTAGACATTCGATCGCGCAACGAACTGGGGATTTTAGCTCGCTCATTCAACCAAATGGCACAGCAGTTACAGGAGTCATTTAAAGCCCTAGCAAACACAAACGAAGAACTAGAACTTCGAGTCCAGCAACGGACAGCCGCTCTTAGCGAAGCCCTGCAAGCCGCTGATGTCGCCAACAGAGCAAAAAGCGAATTTCTTGCTAACATGAGCCACGAATTAAGAACCCCCCTCAACGGCATTTTAGGTTACGCCCAAATCCTTGAACGTTCAAAAACCATGACTGCCAAAGAACTGCACGGCATCGATATTATTTATCAGTGCGGCTCGCACTTACTCACCTTAATCAACGACATTTTAGATATATCTAAAATCGAAGCTAACAAAATGGAACTTGCTCCAGAAGATTTCCATTTTCCTTCCTTCTTAGAGGCAGTTGTTGAAGTTTGCCGCATCCGTGCAGAACAAAAA comes from Argonema galeatum A003/A1 and encodes:
- a CDS encoding BMP family ABC transporter substrate-binding protein produces the protein MSTRRPLHLNRRQIIRGILATTAFGVSSRLWTGCTPNTPPSATNPSTPSNSASTGAVKPITMGFIYVGPKDDYGYNQAHALGKEGVSKLPWVKTVEQANVPETTEVQEAMRNMIEQDGATVLFPTSFGYFDPHILKLAKDYPEVQFFHCGGLYEEGKHPKNVGSYYGYIDEAQYIAGIVAAHTTKSGKLGFVAAKPIPQLIRNINSFTLGARSVNPKITTQVIFTGDWSLPVKEAEAANSMIDQGVDVLTCHVDSPKVVMETAEKRGVFCSGYHANQATLAPKGYLTGAEWDWTNVYSRYAEMIRDGKTLMNGGISHLVRGGLKDGFCKVSNYGSVVSEAAKKDADAAKAKFMDGSMVIYKGEIKDNTGKTVVASAKEYKQENPELEKMNWLVEGVLGSTAS
- a CDS encoding ABC transporter permease, translating into MVFTQKWRTTLEKICIPIAALAVSLVIFGVFCAAAGANPFAVYGSIYKAAFGSWFSFQNTLIRAAPLMLASLCTALPARLGLVIIGNEGAIVIGGLSAVAAGLAVQGAGPFIVQLAMAVAGIVAGGLWIAAVGALRHYRGVNETISSLLLNYIAIALLNHMVGGPMRDPTSLNKPSSYPIPDADMLGNIPGTRVHFGLIYGIIACLIAYFLIQRTTFGFATRTVGGNIRAAKIAGLPVGKLTLIICFLAGSSAGLAGMVEVAAVHGRANESLNASYGYSSILVAFIARQNPLAAVFVSIILGGILASGGILQRAHQLPDATVLVFQGIVFLVILFSESLYGRLAIFKEKVRNQALSENLKIQT
- a CDS encoding ABC transporter permease, with product MSAESIGWWGVPLAIAAGTIRGSAPFLFVSLGECLTEKSGKINLGLEGTLLMGAMSAYAISYLSSSNGIPTWLAPWLGVFTAGVAGMLLGTIHGWLSQQPKVNDVAVGIAMIIFGSGIAFFFGKAFIQPVAPQLPAFELGNWSDIPSIKAALKISPLFLIGVAIAPIMQWFFKSTRWGLYIRAVGDSPEAAKAMGISVYKVRMFSIIAGSFLAGIGGAYLSLYYPGSWSERISSGQGLMAVALVIFARWNPVQCLYAALLFGGAQAIGPALQSVGVNSYYYLFNASPYIFTLAIMIITCSPKRTLSGSPGALGTEN
- a CDS encoding ROK family protein, with the protein product MAQEDGNIATLAVDIGGSGVKVMVLNEDGTPRTERSRVETPQPPKPEPIIAAIATLAAGQGKFDRVSVGFPGVVQNGIIKTAVNLDPDWINFDLATSLSQKLEKPVRVANDADIQGFGAISGHGVELVVTVGTGFGSALFVNGQLVPNLELGHHEFRKGQTYEEQLGRAALDDGGKKKWNERLEKAIASLEHLFNYDRLYIGGGNTDRIVINLPPNVKIVPNVTGLLGGIALWRN
- a CDS encoding BMP family protein gives rise to the protein MTIGCGSWGRQTAPTVDSEMPSTFKVAMTLPDAIDDGSWSQSGYQGLKSIEKQLGAKIAYTEKTDALSDTQVTNVFRQYAKEGFDLIIGHGGRFVSSAEIAAKEFPRTKFAVLGTFPGNNRNLAALSFRSGELGYLTGVVAALKTKTNKVSFIGGMDYPHIKEGAILFERGAKATKPDITVITEWVGNWTDKEKCKIIAEKHIKSGVDVISTNADPGCLPLHQLAKKHGIYTIGWIQDLYQLAPGTVLTSAIQDSPGLLLQAATLVREGRWEGKQYKFGFREKVQKLAPFRGSLTAEQEAVVNKVKEDILIGKIDVSP
- a CDS encoding hybrid sensor histidine kinase/response regulator, with the protein product MDRDNRKASADQFKPSINLTWRWTFSIANQLRFGLVFLVVSSLLTTGGILIYSSFQTQLKQSDLLQKARSQVAAEQIDAYMDDLIRKLGYLARVRGLTDLPLETKQTLLDGLTRHNDAYEMVAIVNSQGEPVAVVSPYGRVGLGNIKYSPLFVRAFKRQEDYVNPVTIEPEIGQLVTTIAVPIRNQKDEVDGILVARVNLKFLDFVVSQTQVGKTGYTYVIDDRKVVIAKKRSASENLKLEDISQLPFIDSLTAQKKSLRVYQGLKGVEVLGAIAPIRSVNWSVVVELPTAEAYTPVRNMILAMVGALSLATFTAVVLGFFFSRRIVSPLQTLTAAAAQISDGNLDARVDIRSRNELGILARSFNQMAQQLQESFKALANTNEELELRVQQRTAALSEALQAADVANRAKSEFLANMSHELRTPLNGILGYAQILERSKTMTAKELHGIDIIYQCGSHLLTLINDILDISKIEANKMELAPEDFHFPSFLEAVVEVCRIRAEQKSISFVYQPTSELPIGIHADQKRLRQVLINLLGNAIKFTNTGGVTFNVGIIGHRSEFHQLPTIKIRFQVEDTGVGMSIDQLEKIFLPFEQVGNSKLQAEGTGLGLAISKQIIQMMDSTIQVKSQLGIGSIFWIDLDLPEAKEWADSATIVESGKIIGVEGKTPKILVVDDKWENRSVIVNLLEQIGFEMVEATNGQEGLDKAAEFKPDLIITDLVMPVLDGFEMTRRIRQSPELKDVVIIVSSASVFKSDQSKSLEAGGNDFIPKPVQVDELLHKLQKYLELEWIYEEMRTPKPAEESQDRKVTLPKSQIQNGKWVTPPPEEIELLFDLAMRGNLKGIVRQTTKLEQMDEKCVPFATHLRQLANNFQEKEILEFISQYRFEQNEH